ACCTGCTGTTTCGCCGCCACATCCTTGCTCAGAAGTTCCAGCTGCTGGAACTCCTTGGTCAGGGAAATCTGGGCGTATCTGGCATCGGCCAGGGCCACGCGCATGTCGTAGGGATTGGTTTTGACCATGCGTGCGACCACTTCGAGGGTCTGTACGCGCTCCCGCGCCTTGGCCAGCATGTCCGTGATGACGGGCCGGCTCTGTTCCAGACGCTTCTGCAGGGCTTCCACATCACGGGAAAGGACGTCCGCCTCCTGGGTCTTGGTGCGGATGAACGCCGAGATCGCCGAGGACTCCGTATCGAAAAACTCCGCCCCCATGGCTGCCATGGGAGACAAAGCAAGAAACAGCACCAAAAGCAGGATGATTCGCTTCATTGACGTCCTCAAATCATCTGATGCGCGGCCCGCGCAATGACGGTCGATGTTCCGAAATTCTCCAATCCATGCAGCACGCCGGAACGAATTAAAGATAGCCCCAGCTTTTCAGGCGGGAATAGGCGTGCTCGGCCATTTCACCCTGATTGGTCGTCTTCAGGTAGCGGGCGTACTGTTCGGCCGCGTGCTGCTTGTCCTGCATGCCCTCATAGGCAAAACCCTTCAGGAAGATCGTGGCCGGATTGCCCGGCAAAAGCCGCTCGTAGTTGCTGAAATCGGTCAGGGCTGCGGCATAGTCCTTCTGCTGAATGGCCGCCACACCATGAATGTGATGCGCCTGAGCCTCGGCCGGGTAGCTCTTGCGGGCCTTGTCCGCATAGCCCCGCGCCGCCTTGGGATTTTTCTGCGCGATCTGGCATTTGGCCATCATGACCAACCCGGCGTAGTCGTCGGGAGAAATCTTCAGACCCCGGGCGTAACGATCCTCGGCCACGGCGTAGTCCTTGGAGGACATGGCCTTGTCCCCCTCCTGAAACAGCTTGAACATGGGAGCCAGCTTGCGCAGCCGGGCCGTGGAATCCATGTACCGCTCCCTGTTCAGGGACTGGCCCTTTCTGTCGCCAAAGCGGGTGCGGGAGGATTTCACGGCGGTTTCATACCGTTCCGAACTCATGGGATGGGTGGAAAACATGGTCTCGATGGCGCTCGGCTGACGCTTGTTCATGGACCGCAATACGTCCATGAGCCCGACCATGCCTTCGGGAGTGTATCCGGCCCGGACCATGTATTCCATGCCCAGATCGTCAGCCTGGCGCTCGTCGTCCCGGCTGTAGCTGGCCAGCAGCAGGCCCGCCCCTGCTCCGCCCAGGGTTCCGGCCAGGTCGCCCAGGGTCTTGCTCTTGGCTCCGGCCAGCAGCGTTGCACCGCCCACCAGGGCGCCCAGAAGCTTGCCCTTGGACATGCGGGCCGCCGTATGCCGGGCGTTCACATGCCCGAGCTCGTGCCCGAGCAGGGCGGCCAGCTCGGCTTCGTTGTCCAGCTCCGCCAGAATGCCCCGGGTCACGGCGATACTGCCGCCTGGAAAGGCGTAGGCATTGATGTAGGTCGCGTTCACCACATGAAAATTATAGGGCATATGCGGACGGTGGGAGACCCTGTCCAGAGCCGTACCCACACCCGCCACATAGGAATTCAAGGCGGAATCCTGGGTCTGGCCGTAGTCGGCCGAAAACTGGTGGGGAGAAGCCGTTTTATCGAGCCGGATCTCCTCACCTTCACCCATGAGCATAAACTGGCTCTGGCCGGTGACGGGATTGGCCGCGCAGCCCGCCGCCGTGGACAGGGCGGCCAGGGCCGAGAGCTTGATGAAGTCGCGGCGGGTGAGAGTGCCCGCATAGGCGCGGTTCGCGAAAGGCAACGGCATGGCGAATTCCTCCGGTTGAAGTCATGCGTTCCGCTACATCACCCGGTGGCAGGCTGACAACCCGGCTCCACACCGTCCGTCATTTTGCCTTGACATGGCGGAAGGTTCGAAACAAACGCCCGATTGAATTTGTATGGCTCTAGACCATCAGTTTTTGTTCTTTGCCACCAAAAGTCTGAGGCTGGTGAGAAGTTGTGGCAGCGCTCGATTGTAGCGCCGTTCACACTCCTTGAGGTGGAGCTCGAAATTCTGCTTCACGCCGTTAAACTTTGCCAGGCGGCGTTTTGTAAAGCTTCAGAATGCTCCGATGCCGTTGATGTGGACCGATTTTTTCGCAAACTGTCTGGATTTGTTGATGCGGAAATGTTTGTCGGGCCCACCACCAGCCCGTCATACCCTTTCAGCAGCCGGAATGGATAATGCTCTCAGGCGAAACCTTGCCCCTGATGATGGCTTGAAGCGTTTTGGCCGGGCAGTCCGTGGCCAGCTCTGTGTAAGCCGCTCCGTCACGCTCACAGATGCCGAAGACCGGCTGCTTGAGCGTGCCCCGGCCTCTTTTTCGAGGGCCGGGCCGGCCACGAACCCGGGCGGGCCAAAGAAACTTTCATCAACCTCAACCACACCGAGTAGTTACTCCTTTTGGGGTACCTGATGGAGATAAATTAAACGCCTGAAAACCAGAGAATACCTGTTCACGGTCTTTCTGTTCAGCTTCAGGAGCAGAGAGGTTCTGGCAGCGTCAATGTCGATGCCGAAGCATTCAATAATCTTTCCGACTATCGACTTAACCTGCTGTTTTCAAACATTTTTCTAGTCTGCCAGACGATAGTCTGATGGTCTAGAACCTTTCATTTTAGAGACGTCATGGAAAAAGAAAAACCGCTCAGGGAAAAACTGCTGGCGGCCGCGTCCGAAGCATTCGTGCGGAAAGGCTTCCATAGGGCCACCATCGCCGGGATCTGCGAGCGCGTTAAAGCCAATATCACCGCCGTGAACTATTATTTCGGGACCAGGGATGCCCTCTACCAGGAAACCTGGTGGCACTGCCTGACCGAATCCATGCGCAAGCATCCGCCGGACGGCGACATCAGTCCCGACGCTCCCGCCGAGGAGCGCCTGCGCGGCCAGATGCGGGCGCTCACGGAAAGGCTGACTGACCCGGAAACCAAGGATTTTTTCATCTCCCAGATGGAAATCGTCAATCCCACGGGGCTGTTGCGGGAAGCCATGCACAAGGAGCTCAATCCCCTCTGGGAGAAAGCCCTGTCCGTGGTGCGTGAACTGCTCAGACCCGATGCCGGAGAACAGAAAATTTATTTTTGCGGGTCATGCATCGCGAGCGTGTGCATTCAACCCATGCTCATGCTGCGCATGCGGCAGAATTTCGGCGGCGGGACCGGAGACGGGCGGCCATGAGCGTGCGCTTGCTGCTCTTGCCTGTTGTGCTTGCCTTGGCGGGATGCGCATCCGTGGGGCTGGATTACGCTCCGCCCCGCCTGGATATGCCGGTTGGCTGGAGCCAGGCCGAAGACACGGACACCATCACTACCGCTTCACCGGATGACATCGGCCGGTGGTGGAAACGTCTCGGCGACCCGCTGCTGGCCCGGCTCGTAGAAGAGGCTCTGGAAGCCAGCCCCGGCATGCGTCTGGCCGTGACCCGGCTGCGCGAGGCCCGTGCGCGCCGCGCCGTGGCCCTGGCCGGATTTTTTCCGTCCGTCAGCGCCACGGGCCGTGCAACCCGAAGCCAGTCCAGCAAGGAAAGCGGTTCCGGCCGGATCGGTGAATTGTACAATGCCGGTCTTGACGCCTCCTGGGAGGTGGACGTCTTCGGCGGTGTCCGCCGAAGCCTTGAGGCCGCAACGGCTGATACCGAATCTGCCGAAGCCTCTTTGGATCAGGCGCGGGTTTCCCTCGCCGCCGAAGTGGCGCTTAATTATGTGATGGTGCGCGGTTTTCAGGAAAGACTGCGCATTGCCCGTGACAATCTCAGCAGCCAGTCTGAAACTCTGGAAATCACCATGTGGCGGGCCGAGGCCGGTCTTGCCGGGGATGTGGATGTGGAGCGGGCGCGTGGTGATTGTGAGCAGACTCGGGCCCGGCTCCCCGTTCTGGAAGCCAGTCTGGCCGAGGCACGGCACGCTCTGGAGACGCTCTTGGGCAAAGCGCCCGGCGCCCTGGCCGAACGGCTGGGCTCCGGCGGCGAATTGCCCGTGGTTCCCCACCGGTTCGCCGTGGGCATCCCGGCCGACACGCTGCGTCAGCGTCCGGATATCCGGGCGGCGGAACGCTCCCTGGCCGCGGAAACGGCTCGCGTGGGCGTGGCCGAAGCGGCCCGTTATCCGTCCCTGACGCTTTCCGGCAGCATCGGTCTCGAAGCGCTGACCCCGGGTGGCCTCGGCGGAACGGATGCGGCGGCATGGTCCCTTTTGTCCGGCATTACCGCGCCGGTCTTCAATGCGGGCAAGCTTCGCAATCAGGTGGAAATTCAGGACGCCGTACGGGAACGGGCCGCCGTCGCCTACGAACAGGCCGTACTCACAGCGCTGCGGGAAGTGGAAGACGCGCTGTCCGGCCTGTTGCGGAGCCGGGAACGGGCCGTGGCTCTGACCGATGCTGTCGCGGCCGCGAGCCGCGCGGCGGAATTGGCGCGGTGGAACTATGAGGCCGGATTGAAGGATTTCCAGATGGTGCTCGAAACCCGGCGCACCCTGCTGTCCGTGGAGGACAGTCTGGCCGAGAGCCGGGCGGACGCCGTGACCTCCGTCATCAAACTGTACAAGGCCCTCGGCGGAGGATGGTCCGCGCAATCCGGGCCGGACCCGGCACTCTGAGGAACAAAAAACATGAACGACAACACACGTCAGGGCGAAGCCCTGAGACAACTCATTGCGGCGCATTCCTCCGGCCGTTCCAGACGCCGTTGGATATGGCTGGCCGTGATCTTTCTGACCCTCGCCGGAGCGGCTGCGGGATATTTCATGCGTTCCGGAAATGACGCGGCAAGGCCCCGCTTCAAGACCGAGGCGGCGGCCATCGGACAACTGGTGGTCAGGATTTCGGCCACGGGCAACCTGGAGCCCACCAACCAAGTGGATGTGGGCAGCGAACTTTCCGGTATCGTGGATGAGGTGCTGGTGGACATCAACGACCGCGTCCAGGAAGGCCAGGTCGTCGCGCGCCTGAACACCGCCACGCTGCAGGACGCGGTGACCAGGTCCAAAGCCAGTCTGGCCATGGCCGAGGCCCAAGTGGTGCAGATGCGGGCCACCCTGTCTGAAACCCGCACCGCACTGAATCGTTACCGCGACGTGTCGCGTCTCTCCGGCGGCAAGGCTCCGGCCAGGACCGAGATGGACGCGGCCGAGGCCGCTTTCAGGCGGGCCGAGGCCAATGTGGCCAGTGCCGAGGCGAGCGTGGTCCAGTCCAAGGCGGAACTGCGCTCCGCCGAAACCAATCTGTCCAAGGCGAGCATCCGCTCCCCCATCAGCGGCGTGGTCCTGAAGCGCAAGATAGAACCGGGGCAGACCGTGGCCGCGTCGTTCGAGGCGCCGGTGCTCTTCACGCTGGCCGAAAACCTGTCCACCATGAAACTGCAGGTTGACGTGGACGAGGCCGATGTCGGCAAAGTCAGCGAAGGGCAGAGCGCCACCTTTACAGTCGATGCCTGGCCCGGCCGCCAGTACAACGCCACCGTCACCAGAGTCAGCTACGGAGCGCAGACGAAAGACGGAGTCGTCTCCTATCTGACCGTTCTGGCGGTGACCAATGAAGATCTGTCCCTGCGGCCCGGCATGACCGGAAACGCCGAGATCACCACCCTGACGCGCGACAAGGTTTTGCTTGTGCCCAACGCGGCCCTGCGTTTCACGCCGCCGACGGGTGATCCGGCAAAGCAGTCCTCCGACCTGATGGACTCGTTCATGCCCCGGCCGCCGCAGCCGGCTCCCAAAACCCAGGCCGTCAACGCCTTTTCGCCCCATGTCTGGGTGTTGCGCGGCGGGCTGCCGGAGGCCGTCGCCATCCGTACCGGCGCCACCAACGGATACATGACCGAAGTGACCGGCGGAGAACTGCGGGAAGGCATGGAGGTCATCACGGAATCCTTGGTAAACGCGTCATGAGCAGTCCTCTCATCCGGCTGTCCGGCGTCACCAAGACCTACGGGCAGGGACGCCTTGCCTTCCAGGCCCTGAAGGGCATCGACCTGTCCGTCGAAAACGGGGATTTCGTGGCAGTCATGGGGCCGAGCGGCTCCGGCAAGTCCACGACCATGAACATTCTGGGCTGTCTCGACACACCTTCCGGCGGCACCTACGAATTCCTGGGCGTGCCTGTCGAACGTCTGGAGCGGGATCAGCGCGCGCTGTTGCGGCGGCATTTTCTCGGCTTCGTGTTCCAGGGCTTCAATCTGCTGGCACGCACCACGGCTCTGGAAAACGTGGAACTGCCGCTCATCTATCGCGGTCACGCCGCATCCGAGCGCCGCACCCTGGCCCGCGCCGCCCTGAAACAGGTCGGGCTGGAAGGCTGGGAGCACCACACGCCGGCCGAACTGTCCGGCGGGCAGCAGCAGCGCGTGGCCATCGCCCGGGCCATAGTCACTTCGCCTTCGGTGCTGCTGGCCGACGAACCCACGGGAAATCTGGACACGCGCACCAGCGAGGAAATCATGGATCTGATCGTCTCCTTCAACCGCGACCAAGGCATCACCGTGCTCATGGTCACCCATGAACCCGGCATCGCGGCCTATGCGCGGCGCGTGGTGCGTTTCGTGGACGGACGGGTGGACAGCGACTGCCGCAATGGAGAAACCGCCTGATGCTCTGGAACACACTTCTTCTTGCCATGCGCGCCATCCGCCGCAATCTCATGCGCTCCTTTCTGACCATTCTGGGCATCGTCATCGGCGTGGCCGCCGTCATCACCATGGTCACTCTGGGCAACGGAGCCACCAAATCCGTGTCCGACGAAATTTCCAGCATGGGCAGCAATCTGGTCATGGTCAGTCCGGGCCAGCGTTTCGGACCGGGTTCCGGCTCCGCCCCGAAGTTCAAATCCGCCGACGCGGACGCCGTGCGCAGCCAGATTTCCGACGCCGAATACGTCGTCCCGCAGGTCCGGACCTCCGGAACCACCGTGTACCAGGCCAACAACTGGTCCACTGAGATCTGCGGCGCCACGGAAGATTATTTTCCGTCGGGCAACTGGAAACTGAGCGCCGGGCGCGTTTTCAGCGACACCGAGGAGCGGGCCGGCAAGGCCGTTTGCGTCATCGGGGAAACAGTGCGGGAAAAACTCTTCGGCGGTCAGAATCCCGTGGGCAGCGAGATCCGCGTCAATCAGTTTTCCTGCGAAATTGTCGGAGTGCTCAAGTCCAAGGGACAGTCGGGCATGGGTTCGGATCAGGACGACGTGGTGGTCATGCCCCTGCGCACGGTGCAGCGCAGGCTGACGGGCAGTCAGGACATCCAGTTCCTGAGCCTGTCCGTCCGGGACGGGGCATCCATCGACGCCGTCAAGGAGCAGCTCACGCTGCTTTTGAGAGAACGGCGCAATATCGGAGAGAACGAGGATGACGATTTTCAGGTCATGGATACCCGCCAGCTGGCCGAGGTCCTGACCGGCACCACCAGGGTGCTGACGATGCTGCTCGGAGCGGTGGCCGCCGTGAGTCTGCTGGTGGGCGGCATCGGCATCATGAATATCATGCTCGTTTCGGTCACGGAGCGGACCCGCGAAATCGGGGTCCGTCTGGCCATCGGCGCTCTGGAGCGGGAGGTGCTGATGCAGTTTCTCATCGAGGCCGTGGTGCTGTCGAGCCTCGGAGGACTGGCCGGAATCGCGCTGGCCATGGCCGCGTCCAGAATTCTGGCCGGGATCATGGGCGTGCCCTATATTTTCGATCCGCTCATCAACATCGTCTCGTTTCTGTTCTCGGCGGCCATCGGGGTCATTTTCGGCTACTTCCCGGCGCGGCGCGCGGCCGGACTCAATCCCATAGACGCCCTGCGGCATGAATAGGGCGCCTGCCGTCCGAAATGCCCGCTTGCGCAAAGCGCGCTCCGCGAAGATTTGAGCGAGAATCCCCGTGGGCACTGGCATTACCGCCAGCGGGATGTCACCCGCTCAAAACGGCGAATAGGTCCTTCTGGAAAATCACCGGCTTCTAACCCATCCCACCTTGAATGGGCGTCCGTCCACGCCGACACGCAGCAGGCAATAGTGGTCGGCGTCGGCTAACTCAATGGTAATATCCGGGTTCTTTCCCGGCGGTTATACAAGCCGGGTCGCAAAAACTTGAAGCACTTGAGCCTCGGGCATGAACTTATGAAGCGTTTCCAGCGATTCCGGATAGTTTCCGCTCCGGACTCTGTAAAATTCAATGGATTGAACCAACGAAGTAATCGTGGTTTCCGAGAGCTGCTTCTGCAGATCATCGTAAACTCCGCCGCGTTGCACAAATCCGAAGTAAAAAAGAGCCGGGCAAAGGATAATTGTGCAGGCTATTCCCCCGAATCCGGCCAGCGCAAGCGTCCGGCCTCCCGCCTTGCCATATGATGGCGATGACACCGAAAGGCACGTCGATCAGGGGAATGAAAGACATGCCGCCCAGGATGAACGGAAACGCGCTCAGTTTTTTCTGTTATTCTTCCATGATGTTCTTCCCCCTGTGGGTTCTCAGCTTTCGCTCTGCCGGTCCAGGCCCCGGTAGTTCAGGGCCTCGGCCAGATGCTGCACGGTCAGGGCGTCTTCCCCGGCCATGTCGGCGATGGTCCGGGCAATGCGCAGCACGCGGGTGAAGGCCCTGGCCGACATGCCCAGACGCTGTACGGCCTTCTCCAGAAAAGCGTGCTCAGCCTCCGTCACCGGGCAGAACCGCTCCAGCCATTTGCCCGACAATTCGGAGTTGGAGGAAAAATGCAGCCCGGCGTACCGCGCGCGCTGCACCGCCCTGGCCGCGTCGATGCGTTCACGCATGGCGGCAGAGCCCACCTGCCCCGCACCACGCTTCAGATCCCGGTACGGTACGGCCGGGACTTCCACATGCAGGTCGATGCGGTCCAGAAGGGGCCCGGAAAGCCGGGAACGGTACCGCTGCACCTGCACGGCCGAACAGGAGCACACATGTTGCGGGTCACCCAGATAGCCGCACGGGCACGGGTTCATGGCCGCCACCAGCATCACGTTGCCCGGATACTCCAGAGACACGGCGGCCCGGGCGATGGTCACCCGCCCCTCTTCGAGGGGCTGCCGCAGAACTTCCAGCACATGTTTTCTGAATTCCGGCAGCTCGTCCAGAAAGAGCACTCCACGATGGGCCAGCGACAGCTCCCCCGGACGCGGATACTGTCCGCCGCCGATGAGCCCGGCATCGGAAATGGTATGGTGGGGAGAACGGAACGGACGGGAGACGATGAGCGCATGGCCTGAAGGCAGCCTGCCCGCAGCGGAATGAACCTTGGTCACTTCCAGGGCCTCGGCGAAGGTCAGAGGCGGCAGGACCGTGGGAATACGGCTGGCCAGCATGGTTTTGCCGCTGCCCGGCGGGCCGATGAAAAGCAGATTGTGGTTTCCGGCGCAGGCGATCTCGATGGCCCGCTTGGCCCGCTCCTGCCCCTTGACCTCGGCGAAGTCCTGCATGAACCGCGTGCGGCCGCTCCAGAGGTCGTCCACCTCGCAGCTCAGGGCAGGCACATCCTCTTCGCCCAGAACGAAACGCACCACCTGTCCCAGAGAAGAGCACGCATGTACGGGAAGCTCCTGAACCACGGCCGCTTCCGGCCCGTTTCCGGCCGGAACCACAATGCCCCGCGCTCCGGCCTCGCGGGCGCGCAGGGCCAAAGACAGCGCGCCGGGGACGGGTTTGAGTTCCCCGGAAAGGGAAAGCTCCCCGACCAGATAGAGGCCCGAGAGCTTTTCCTGCGGCACCACTTCCGCTCCCGCCAGCAGCCCCAGGGCCAGCGGCAGGTCATAGGCCGACCCTTCCTTGCGGATATCGGCCGGGGCCATGTTCACGGTGATGCGGCTGGGCGGCAGCCGGAATCCCGAATTCTTCAGAGCCGAGAAAACCCGTTCCTTGCTTTCCCGCACCGCCCCTTCGGCCAGACCAACCATGGTGAAGGCCGGTATGCCCGCGCGCGCCAGATCCACTTCCAGCTCGATGGAAAACCCGTCGATGCCGTGGAGGGCGGCGGTGGCGACCTTGGCGATCATCTCATTCCACCAGCTGGCCGATGCGCTCCCAGCGGATGCTGAACAGGCTTTCCCAGGACCAGTACAGAATGAGGGCCTTGCCCGCGATGGTCTTGCGCTCGACAAAACCCCAGAAGCGGGAATCGTAGGATTCGTCACGGTTGTCGCCGAGAACGAAATACTTGCCCTCCGGCACGGTGATGGGGCCGAAATTGTCCCGCTGGGGCACAATGGCGGAGTGCACGTGCTGCACGTAGGGCTCGTTCAGCATTTCCCCGTTGCGGAAGACCTGTTTGTCCCGGATTTCGATCACGTCACCGGGCGTGCCGATGACCCGCTTGATGAAATCCTTGGAGGGGTCCTCCGGAAACTCGAAGACGATGATGTCTCCGTGCCGGGGGCCTTCGCGCTCGTAAACCATGATGTTGGTGAAGGGGATCTTCACGCCGTAGGCGAATTTGGTCACCAGCAGATGGTCGCCGATCTGAAGCGTCTGCAGCATGGAGCCGGATGGGATCTTGAACGCCTGGATCACGAAGGAACGGATGAAAAAGGCCAGCACCAGCGCCACGATGAGCGCTTCGGCATATTCCTTGAGCATTGTCTGCCAACGGGGATTCATATGTCTGCCTGATCGGTGTTGAGGGGTAGGGAAGATTCCGGCCGGGGTGCAGCCGTGTCATTCATCTGGTTGCAGCGCGGCCAGAAAAGCTTCCTGAGGGATTTCCACGCTGCCCATGCGCTTCATGCGCTTTTTACCTTCCTTCTGTTTTTCCAGAAGTTTACGCTTGCGAGTGATGTCACCGCCGTAACATTTGGCCGTGACGTTTTTGCGCAAGGGGGCGACCCGTTCCCGGGCGATGATCTTGCTGCCGATGGCCGCCTGGATGATGATCTCGAAAAGCTGGCGGTGGATGACCCGCTTCAGTTTGAGAGCCAGGACCCGGCCCCGGTAGGCCGCGTTGGAACGGTGCACGATGACGGCCATGGCATCCACGGGCTCGGAGTTGATGAGCACGTCGAGCTTCACCAGGTCGGCCTCCCTGTAGTCGATGACCTCGTAGTCCAGCGAGGCGAAGCCCTTGGTCACGGACTTGAGGCGGTCGAAAAAGTCGTACACGATTTCCGCGAAAGGCAGTTCGTAGCTGATGACCACCCGCGTGGATGTCAGGTAGCGCATGTCTTTCTGGATGCCGCGCTTCTCCTCGCAAAGGCCCAGCACGTTGCCCACGAACTCGCCCGGCACATGGATTTCCATGCGCACGAAGGGTTCGGCGATGGAGGCGATCTTTTCCTGGGGCGGCAGATTGCTCGGATTGTCGATGTCCAGCACCGCGCCGTCGGTTCTGGTCACCCGGTAGATGACCGAAGGAGCCGTGGCGATGAGTTTGGCCTGAAACTCCCGCTCCAGCCGCTCCTGAATGACCTCCATGTGCAGAAGGCCCAGAAACCCGCACCGGAATCCGAAGCCCAGGGCCTGGGATGTTTCGGGCTCGTAGTGCAGGGCGGCGTCGTTGAGTTGCAGCTTTTCCAGGGCGGATTTCAGAGTGTCGTACTCCGCCGGTTCCACCGGATAGAGTCCGCAGAAGACCATGGGCTTTATGGCCTTGAAGCCGGGAAAGGGCTCGGCCGTGGGCTGTTCGGGATCGGTGATGGTATCGCCCACCTGGGCGTCTTTCAGTTCCTTGATGGCGCCGCACAAAAAGCCCACCTCGCCCGCGCCCAGACTGGCGATGTCCATGGGCTCCGGCGAAAACACGCCGAGCTTGGTGACCTCGAACTTCTTGCCCGTGGCGCACATCTGGATGCGCTGGCCGTTTCTGATCCGGCCTTCCAGAATGCGGAACAGCACCACCACGCCCTGATAGGAGTCGTACCAGGAATCAAAGATAAGAGCCTTCAGGGGCGCGTCCGTATCACCCTTGGGCGGGGGCACCTTCTCCACCAGATTTTCCAGCAGCGTGTCCACGCCGAGACCCGTCTTGGCCGAGACCTGAATCACATCCGTGCAATCCAGGCCGATGACTTCCTCGATCTCTTCGGACACCCGTTCGGGCTCGGCACTGGGCAGATCGACCTTGTTCAGCACGGGCAGCACTTCCAGATCGTTGTCCAGAGCCATGTACACGTTGGCCAGGGTCTGGGCCTCCACGCCCTGGGTGGCGTCCACCACCAGCAGGGCGCCGTCGCAGGCGGCCAGACTGCGGGACACCTCGTAGGAGAAGTCCACATGGCCGGGCGTGTCGATGAGGTTCAGAATGTATTTTCCGCCCTTTGCGGAAGTGTAGGGGATGCGGACAGTCTGGGCCTTGATGGTGATGCCGCGTTCCTGTTCCAGCTCCATGCGGTCCAGGTACTGGTCTTTCTTCTGGCGGTCGGAAATGAGCCCGGTCTGTTCCATGATCCGGTCGGCCAGGGTGGACTTGCCGTGATCGATGTGGGCGATGATGCTGAAATTTCTGATGTGCTCTTGTCTGGCCATAGGCGAGCGGGCACTCCCTTTTTTACGGATACCAAATGGCTGCCGATAGAAAAATTCCCCGCCGATGTCCAATGACCCGTAAGGCGGCCCGGCTGCGGGCGGCGGGGCTTGAGATGTTCGCCGATCGGACATAGAGCGGTCTGGCCCGGCGGAAACCGCACCGCAGGTCCGGGCGGTCCGCAAACCGGCAGCTTCCATGACCAGCCTCAAAACCCTTCTCCTCCATCCGGACTCTTCGGTCCGGGCCCGGCTGCGGGACATGCTCGCCCCCGTCAAGGAAATCCGCGTCCTGGGCGAGGCCGTCTCTTCCTTCGAGGCGCTGGAAATGCGCTCTTTCATCCCCTACGACATTTTTTTCCTGGGCACGGACCTGCCCCACGGGGTCAGCGGCATGGAGCTGGCCGCCTATCTGGCCCAAAGCGACGACCCGCCCGCTCT
Above is a window of Desulfomicrobium orale DSM 12838 DNA encoding:
- the lepB gene encoding signal peptidase I, whose protein sequence is MNPRWQTMLKEYAEALIVALVLAFFIRSFVIQAFKIPSGSMLQTLQIGDHLLVTKFAYGVKIPFTNIMVYEREGPRHGDIIVFEFPEDPSKDFIKRVIGTPGDVIEIRDKQVFRNGEMLNEPYVQHVHSAIVPQRDNFGPITVPEGKYFVLGDNRDESYDSRFWGFVERKTIAGKALILYWSWESLFSIRWERIGQLVE
- the lepA gene encoding translation elongation factor 4; the encoded protein is MARQEHIRNFSIIAHIDHGKSTLADRIMEQTGLISDRQKKDQYLDRMELEQERGITIKAQTVRIPYTSAKGGKYILNLIDTPGHVDFSYEVSRSLAACDGALLVVDATQGVEAQTLANVYMALDNDLEVLPVLNKVDLPSAEPERVSEEIEEVIGLDCTDVIQVSAKTGLGVDTLLENLVEKVPPPKGDTDAPLKALIFDSWYDSYQGVVVLFRILEGRIRNGQRIQMCATGKKFEVTKLGVFSPEPMDIASLGAGEVGFLCGAIKELKDAQVGDTITDPEQPTAEPFPGFKAIKPMVFCGLYPVEPAEYDTLKSALEKLQLNDAALHYEPETSQALGFGFRCGFLGLLHMEVIQERLEREFQAKLIATAPSVIYRVTRTDGAVLDIDNPSNLPPQEKIASIAEPFVRMEIHVPGEFVGNVLGLCEEKRGIQKDMRYLTSTRVVISYELPFAEIVYDFFDRLKSVTKGFASLDYEVIDYREADLVKLDVLINSEPVDAMAVIVHRSNAAYRGRVLALKLKRVIHRQLFEIIIQAAIGSKIIARERVAPLRKNVTAKCYGGDITRKRKLLEKQKEGKKRMKRMGSVEIPQEAFLAALQPDE